TACTTGGGATTATGGTGAAGGTACTCCAGATGATAAAGGCTATTATACTTATACCAATACAGGCCTTACGGATATAACGAAAACAGTTACATTGATAGCAGACAATGGTTTCTGCCCTCATGATACTTCTCGAGTTATTACGATTATTCACGAGGTGAAACCAAAATGGAGCTTTAATGTGAAGAAAGGATGTACTCCATTGACAGTGGAGATTACGAATGAGACAGTAGGTGGTGCAGATGCTACGATCTCTTTTGGTGACGGGACTCCTGATGAGGTCGTAACTGCTAGAGGAACGGTAACCCATGTATTTACCAATGATAAGGAGTCAGAGGCACTCTATAATGTAAGTATGACAGTTGCTGCAAATGCAGCGGGTGATTGTCGTAAAACGTTACGTGATGTGATTCGTGTGAGTCCGCTGATTCATGCAGACTTTAGTTTTGTTGGAGATGGAACAACTTTCTGTTCTGGCGACATGGTTATGTTTGAGAACACAACGATTGGTGTAACAGACTTTGATTGGGATTATGGTGATGGTTCCACAGGAAAAGAGGCTTACCATCAATATTCAAATACAACGTTGACGGATGTACCGCGAAAGGTGAAACTTCAAGTTCAAAACTATTTTGGTTGTACCGATGAAATCGAGAAAGAGATCACTGTGATGCATGAAGCACAACCTCGTATGGATGTTGTGGTGAGTGGAGAGTGTTCTCCTGTAACTGTTACTGTAACGAACAATACAACAGGAGCTAGTCTAATGACATTAGATTGGGGTGATGGAACCACACCTGTGGATGTTTCTACGATGGCAGTTGGAGAGACTAAAACTTATGAGTATAATAATGACGATGTTTATATTAAAACATTTGATATTATCTTAAGTGCTGCTCCTGCTGCAGATGGATCTTGCTTGAAAACAGTTTCTCATCGAGTGACTGTAAAACCGGAGGTTATTGCAAGCTTTGAATTAAGCAAAGGTGGTTGTTCTCCATTGATTGCCTCTGTAACAAACAATTCAACGGGTGCAATAAGGTACAATTGGGATTTCGGTGTGGATAGTGATCCAAAGTCTAAGAATTTTATGCCAGCTCCTAAATATATTTATAGGAATACAACGCTTGATATTCAAAAGTACAAAGTACAATTGATTGCAATATCATCATTTGGTTGTCGTGACACTGTTAATAGTATCCCAATTGAAATTAAACCAGAGCCTTCTGTGTCATTCTCATTGAATCCAGATATTCGTGAAGGTTGTGCTCCATTAAAATCACATTTTGTAGTCAAATCTAAAGGAGCAAATAAGCATACTTGGGAGATTGATAAAGGGGAGACAATCGTCAAGAATATAGTCAATGATGAATTTGGCCTATATGAAGAGGAGTTTGACCATGTGTATAACAATACGGATGTATTCCCAAGAGACTTTACGCTTCGTTTGACAGGTGAAAATAATTTTGGTTGTAAGGTTGTGCAAACTACGGAGATGAATATTAAACCAGAAGTGGTATCTGATTTTGATATGTCGATTGGTGAAGTTTGTTCTCCTGTAACAGTGGTATTTAGTGCAGCATCGAAATCCACTGGAGCAAGTTACTATGAATGGGACTTTGGAAATGATTCAACAAGTGTTATCCCAAATCCAATGCAAGTGTTTTATAATGATACAGATAAACCTAAAGAGTTTACTGTTAAGCTTGTGACTAGTTCCGGGGAATGTTATGGAGAATCATCTAAAACATTGACAATACAACCACATATGGAGGCGAATTTTGACCTTGATAAAATTAATGGTTGTTCGCCAGTAGAGGTTAATATTAAAAATACTTCTATAAGATGTGATGATTATATCTGGTCATTTGATGGTGGTGCAACAGCCGAAAATATCCCAGATAAAATATTTAGTCGTACATTTACCTATAGTCGAACTTCTAGTTCCAAATTCCCTGATATAAGAAGTATATCATTGAATGCAACTAATAAATACTGTAGGAGTACTTTAACGAAACCATTTAAAATATTTGCTCCTGCAAAGGCAGGGTTTGAATTAAGTGGAGATGGACATTGTAGTCCAGCAAAAGTGAACTTCATCAGTACTTCCGATCATAGCTATGATGTTGCATGGGATTTTGATGATGGTTCTATTTCGAATTTGCCGAATCCAGAACATCTGTTCTTGAATGAATCATCAACAGAAAAGGTTTACCATATTAAGCAAACAGTAACTACTAGAGATAAGTGTTCTGCTGAAATGATTAAGACCTATACGATGCATCCAACACCAAAAGTTGACTTTAGTATCCGTCCGATATTTATGATTTGGCCTGAGGCAACAGTCAGTGTAGAGAACCTTACCAATCCAGGTCCATGGAGATTCAATTGGTCCTTTGGTGAGTATGAAGGGGTGGCGGTTCATGATGTCAACCCAGATCCATACACTTATGGTAGAGTTGGTTCTTTTGATGTGAAGTTAGAGGTGATTGGTGAAGAGTGTACTGGTACTCATAAAGAGACTGTGACTATTCGACCAGGGGTGCCTGTAGCAAGCTTTACGCCATCTGTAACGGAAGGATGTGGCCCTCTTAAAGTGAAATTTACAAACACTTCAAAGAATGGTGCTACTTACTATTGGGATTTTGGAGATGGATCGCATTCTACCCAAGAAAACCCTGAGCACACTTTCCATGAAGAGAATTTCTATAATGTGAAGTTGACAGTTAGAAATGAAGAGGGAACAAAGTCCGAAGCGGAGAAAACAATCCATGTATTCCCTGTTCCTGTTGCCTTCTTTACAGTGCAACCAACTCGTGTGGAGATTCCTGGTCAAAAAGCAATCTTCTCGAACTTGTCGGTTAATAACTTTGAGAACTATTGGGAATTTGGTGATGGTACAACAACAACAGAGGTAGATCCTGAACATGAATATTTGGTTCAAGGTGTGCATGATGTGAAATTAAGAGTTGTTTCTGAGGATGGATGTCAACATACATTTACAAGAGAAGCTGCCGTGACGGCAGTATCTAATGGTCGAGTAAAAGTTCCAAATGCTTTCGTTCCTAGTACTAATGGCCCAACAGATGGTCGATATGATAAGGGAGATACCTATAATAGGTTCTTCTATTCTATCGTACCAGAAGGAGAGGCCAAAGTCTCTAAGTATGACCTGAAGATTGTCAACCGATGGGGTAACCTTGTTTTTCATACATCAGATATCAATATTGGTTGGGATGGATACTATAATGGCAAACTGGCCCCAATGGATGTATATATATGGCAAATCGAAGTCTCTTTTGACGATGGTAATACTATTATTCAATCAGGAGATGTAACCCTAATTAGATAACAAACGCGAAATATGAAAAATAGTTTAAAACGCGTGTTCTTGTGTATAACTTTAACGGCAAGTGTTCTTGCCGTTAAAGCACAAGATGCACACTTCTCTCAGTTCTTTGCAGCTCCAACTTATCTGTCCCCTTCATTGGCTGGATCAACAGGAGGATTGCGTTTTGCTGCAAACTATAGAAATCAATGGCCGGGTATTCCGAACGCTTATAACAACTTTTCTGTATCTGGTGATATCTACGTAAATACGCTTAAAAGTGGTTTCGGGGCTTTGATCTGGAGAGATAATGCAGGAACAGCTGATCTCTCTACTACTCATGTTGGCTTTCAATACACTTATCGATTGCAAATATCTGACTCGTGGACTTGGATACCTGGTTTGGAATTCGCATTTGTTCAGAAGAGCATTGATGGAAGTAAGGCGAATCTTGGAAGTGATATCACTAATGGTGGTGGTAATGGAGCTTATCTTGAAACGTCTAAACAGTCTTATGCCGACTTTAAGTTTAGCTCCTTTTTCTATAATAGAAAGTATTGGGCTGGAATAAACGTATTTCACCTTACCCAACCTTCTTATTCATTTACGGATCAAGGGACTAAAGTTCCGATGAATATTATGTTGTTTGGAGGTGTTAATATTTGGAGACAAAAAGCCCAAAGAGCTTCTCAACCTAGAAGTTTCTGTGTCTCTTATCGTTTGATGCATCAAGATAATTTTAACCAACTAGACTTGGGAGGATATTGGTTTAATCGAAACTTCGAAGTCGGTGCTTGGTGGAGAGGTGTACCAGTATTTAATAATAGTGTGCAAGGACATCTTATTGACTCTGATGCTATCGTTCTTTCTGCTGCATTTATGATGGGACATATGAGAATTGGTTACAGCTATGATGTTCCTATTTCAAGTTTTAGTTTAACATCTGCTGGAGCACATGAAATTTCTATCGTTTATGAACTTGGAGATATATTTGGTTGCGGTTCTAGGTATCTAGACTGTTTTACCAAGAGATCCGGTTTACGATTCAATAAGAAAAAACCTCGTGACCTTCGGTTGAGATAACATTTTGTAGAATAATCTTATCTAAAGGGATGTTTCATTTGATGAAACATCCCTTTTTAAATTTCATAAATCTAGTTGTACTAGGTTACAACGTTCTTTCTTGATTATATAAGCTTGTTTAACGCACTTAAAATCTTTTAATGAAACTCTGCATTGTTTTATCTATTGAGGTCTTGTTAGGTGCTTAACGATAGAAAAGCAGTGCTCTATTTATAAAGATATTGTAGAGGGATTGATTTCGCTATTTTGTTTTAGCGAATATGAAAACAAAAAAGGGAATAGAAACGTGTGTCATTATTAACACAATGTCTCTATTCCCTTTTTAATGACTATCGAGTTATAGGATAGTCACTATTTTACTAAAGTCATCTCATCAATAAGATTTGTTGCTCCAGCATATTTGTCAACAACCCAAAGTACAAAACGGATATCAACACAGATACAACGTTGCAGTTTATGCTCAAAAGCAATATCACCACTCATTGCTTCCCAGTTACCATCAAATGCAGCTCCAATTAGCTCTCCATTTCCATTGATAACAGGACTACCTGAATTACCACCAGTAATATCGTTGTCAGAGATAAAACAAGTGTGTAATATTCCATTTTCGTCTGCATATTGACCAAAGTCTTTTGCATTATAAAGGTCGATCAGACGTTTTGGAGTTTGGAACTCAGGATTATTTGGATCATATTTTTCAATATATCCTTTTAGTGTAGTGAAATAATCATAATGAACTCCATCTGCAGGATCATACCCTTTTACTGTTCCATATGTTACACGCATTGTCGAGTTTGCATTTGGATAGTATTTTTTATCAGGATTCATTTCTAGAAGTCCTTTAACAAATAATCTACGTCCTTTGGCTTTCTCTTTAGTACTTGCTGATCTCTCTTTTGAAATTTCACGATACTTAGAGAAAACTTGGTTCATTAGGTCATAAATAGGATCCTTCTGTAGTCTTTTTAATGAAGGATTTGCTAAGAAAGCTTCTACTTTCGCTTGACTTGTAAAGATTGATTTCTTAAAATACTTCTGTACCTTTTTATCCAATTCCTTTTGAGATTTTACGTTATAATCTTCAGGAAGGTATTTACGATCGATATTTTGAGTAACAATGTAGCCTAGAGAAGAGACTAGTTTTGCATCTGTTGCTGCATCATAGTCTTTAAAATATGTAGGAATATCGCTCTTTATGTATTCAATAGTTTTCTTTATTTTTTCAGCATCTCCTTTTTCAAGAGAACTTTCTAATCTTGAAAACTGATATGCAAAACGAATTGCTTCCGGCCCCCCGATGATTCCTTCATAATAGTAGTTCAATGCAACTTGTGCTTCATTGTTCTTGTAACTATCCGCAATAAGCTTTAATGCATCTCCGTACTCTTCCGTTCTTTCAGTAGATGAAGCAACCCAATTGCTAAATGCTTTTTCAATTGCTTGCTTGTCCTCTACTACATGAAGTTTTTTCAATCCTTTGTTTTGACCGATACTATTCTTCCAGTAGTTTGATGATCTTGCATATTTAGAAGCATATTGAATTTTAGCTTTTTGACTCGTATTCATATACTCTTTAAGAATACGTAGTTTCTCAGTTCTAATTTTGATGCGAATAGAGTTTGTAACTTCCATCGTATTTTGAACACCCCATGATGTTTTAAAACGATCTGTACTACCTGGATATCCCATAACCATTGCATAGTCATCTTTTTCAATTCCTTTCAATGAAATTGGTAAGAAATGTCTAGGCTTTAATGGAACATTATCTTTTGAGTATTCCGCAGGGCTTCCATCTGGAGCACAATACACTCGGAACATGGAGAAGTCTCCAGTGTGTCGTGGCCACATCCAATTGTCTGTATCTCCACCAAATTTACCAATAGACTCTGGTGGGGCACCTACCAAACGAATATCACGGAATGTTTCGTAAACAAATAGTAAGTATTTGTTTCCATCAAACATACTCTTTACATTGGCATTGTAGTGAGTGTCTTTAGTTGCAGCAGTGATAAGTTCTCTAGAAATTTTAGAAATCTCTTCTCTGCGCTTATCTTCAGTCATTTCACTTGTCACGTTCTTCTCAACTTTAGACGTAACATCTTCAATGCTTACCAAAAAAGACACTGTTTTACCTGGATTCGGAAGTTCATCCTCTTTTTTTAATGCCCAAAATCCATCTCTTAGGTAATCATGTTCAACACTTGAATGTGCCTGAATCTCACCAAATCCACAGTGATGGTTTGTTAGTAGTAATCCTTCATTAGAAATTAGTTCTCCGGTACAACTACCGTGGTCTAATGCAACTACTGCATCTTTTAAACTTGAATGATTGATTGAGTAGATGTCTTCTGCCGAAAGCTTTAGACCATCTGCTTGCATATCTTTGATGTTTAGTTTGTTTATCAAAGATGGCAACCACATTCCTTCATCTGCGAATAGGTTTGATGAAATAGAAAGGGCTACAAACAATGTTAATAGTGCTCTTTTCATGCTATATTTAATATAAAGAATAATAATGATTTTATGATTTTATCACTAATGCTTGTAAATATACAATTGTTTGGTGGTATAAAATATGATTTTATTATTTTAAAATAGGGTAGGTATTGGTAACCCGAGATTAAAACTTTGTCGATGGTAAGGAGTAATACCATGCTTGATAATTGCTGCTTTATGTGACTTTGTCGGATACCCTTTGTTTTGATCCCATCCATATTCAGGGTATTCTTGAGCAATCTTGTTCATATAGTCATCACGATACGTTTTTGCTAATACGGATGCTGCAGCAATTGAGAGATATTTACCATCCCCTTTAATTATTGTCGTGTGATCCACATCTTGATATGGTTTAAACCTATTCCCGTCAATAATAAGGTGTTCTGGTTTGTGCACCAAATTATCTACAGCTCGATGCATTGCTAATATTGATGCATTCAATATATTGATTTGATCGATCTCTTTCTCATCAACAATTCCGATGCCAAAAGCTATTGCATGCTCCTCTATGTATGGGCGGAGTTGTTCTCTTTTTTTTTCAGATAATTTTTTAGAGTCATTCAGGTCTAGATGTCTAAAATCAATTGGTAGAATTACACTTGCTGCAAAGACTGGTCCTGCTAAGCATCCTCTGCCAGCTTCATCACATCCAGCTTCAATCAAGCCATCATTTAGAAATGGTAGGAGTATTGTTTTCATAATGATCAAAAAAAAGGGTTGCATAATGCAACCCTCATATTATTTTAAGGCCTTAAAAGCCAATAGTACTATTATCGTTGTACCTTCTTTTTAGCAGAGTAGTTAATGTTCAAAGCAGAAACACGGCGAAGTGCTTGCTTGATATCAGAAACAATCTTCATTTTGGTATTCTCATCTACTTTTAAAGATGTTACCATGAAAGGCACCTCTGCTTCTTCACGTTGAGCTCTTTCAGAAGTGATATATTCTGCAATGTCTGAAGTAGACGCAAATACATCATTTAACTGAATACGTGGCTCAGTACCAAACTTCTTTTGAAACTGAGGAAGTGGCTCACCTACATTGATATAACTAACCAACGATTTCTTCTCTAATTTTGCAAGTTCTGTTGCTTGAGGAACACGAACCTTTACTTTAAGGTCTTGCTCTCTCATACTGGTTGTAACCATAAAAAAGAACAGAAGCATAAATACAATATCAGGAAGTGCTGATGTAGAAATAGGTGGGGTTTCTTTCTTCCCGTCTTTTCTAAATTTTCCCATTATTAATTTCCTCCAACTTTTTTAGGTTCAGCCTCAGAGATACGTTGTGGCATAATCTTACGAATCGCTTTCTGTTGATCACTGTTAAGGTCTTCGTATTTCTTATTCCATTTTCTCTTAGCAATATCATCTCTAATATCGTTGATCGCACGAACTAATTCGTTTTGAACAGCAATATAAGTACCGTAAGTTGTACCGATAGCATTTTGTAATGAAATCACACCTTTTGTAACCATTTGCTTCCCGAAGAAAGGAACTTCTATCTCTTTCTTTTCAGGTAATTTTGGCGAATTGTTACTATTAAGCATGAATTCTTTCGTCGCATCATACAAATCTTCTATTCGCATAAGTTCGCCTTCAACTAGTAATTGATCTTTACTATTTACCAGCACCTCGAAGATGTTACGATCCTTAATTTTATTATTAGGGTCGATTTTAGCATCCTTAGGAGGCATCGGTGGCAACTTACGCCTTAGACCACTATCCGTATCCATCGTAGTGGTAACCAAGAAGAAGATAAGCAACATAAAGGCGATATCGGCCAATGATGATGCAT
The Prolixibacteraceae bacterium DNA segment above includes these coding regions:
- a CDS encoding PorP/SprF family type IX secretion system membrane protein; protein product: MKNSLKRVFLCITLTASVLAVKAQDAHFSQFFAAPTYLSPSLAGSTGGLRFAANYRNQWPGIPNAYNNFSVSGDIYVNTLKSGFGALIWRDNAGTADLSTTHVGFQYTYRLQISDSWTWIPGLEFAFVQKSIDGSKANLGSDITNGGGNGAYLETSKQSYADFKFSSFFYNRKYWAGINVFHLTQPSYSFTDQGTKVPMNIMLFGGVNIWRQKAQRASQPRSFCVSYRLMHQDNFNQLDLGGYWFNRNFEVGAWWRGVPVFNNSVQGHLIDSDAIVLSAAFMMGHMRIGYSYDVPISSFSLTSAGAHEISIVYELGDIFGCGSRYLDCFTKRSGLRFNKKKPRDLRLR
- a CDS encoding S46 family peptidase, with protein sequence MKRALLTLFVALSISSNLFADEGMWLPSLINKLNIKDMQADGLKLSAEDIYSINHSSLKDAVVALDHGSCTGELISNEGLLLTNHHCGFGEIQAHSSVEHDYLRDGFWALKKEDELPNPGKTVSFLVSIEDVTSKVEKNVTSEMTEDKRREEISKISRELITAATKDTHYNANVKSMFDGNKYLLFVYETFRDIRLVGAPPESIGKFGGDTDNWMWPRHTGDFSMFRVYCAPDGSPAEYSKDNVPLKPRHFLPISLKGIEKDDYAMVMGYPGSTDRFKTSWGVQNTMEVTNSIRIKIRTEKLRILKEYMNTSQKAKIQYASKYARSSNYWKNSIGQNKGLKKLHVVEDKQAIEKAFSNWVASSTERTEEYGDALKLIADSYKNNEAQVALNYYYEGIIGGPEAIRFAYQFSRLESSLEKGDAEKIKKTIEYIKSDIPTYFKDYDAATDAKLVSSLGYIVTQNIDRKYLPEDYNVKSQKELDKKVQKYFKKSIFTSQAKVEAFLANPSLKRLQKDPIYDLMNQVFSKYREISKERSASTKEKAKGRRLFVKGLLEMNPDKKYYPNANSTMRVTYGTVKGYDPADGVHYDYFTTLKGYIEKYDPNNPEFQTPKRLIDLYNAKDFGQYADENGILHTCFISDNDITGGNSGSPVINGNGELIGAAFDGNWEAMSGDIAFEHKLQRCICVDIRFVLWVVDKYAGATNLIDEMTLVK
- a CDS encoding ribonuclease HII, with amino-acid sequence MQPFFLIIMKTILLPFLNDGLIEAGCDEAGRGCLAGPVFAASVILPIDFRHLDLNDSKKLSEKKREQLRPYIEEHAIAFGIGIVDEKEIDQINILNASILAMHRAVDNLVHKPEHLIIDGNRFKPYQDVDHTTIIKGDGKYLSIAAASVLAKTYRDDYMNKIAQEYPEYGWDQNKGYPTKSHKAAIIKHGITPYHRQSFNLGLPIPTLF
- a CDS encoding biopolymer transporter ExbD, whose protein sequence is MGKFRKDGKKETPPISTSALPDIVFMLLFFFMVTTSMREQDLKVKVRVPQATELAKLEKKSLVSYINVGEPLPQFQKKFGTEPRIQLNDVFASTSDIAEYITSERAQREEAEVPFMVTSLKVDENTKMKIVSDIKQALRRVSALNINYSAKKKVQR
- a CDS encoding biopolymer transporter ExbD gives rise to the protein MPKKLPEYNASSLADIAFMLLIFFLVTTTMDTDSGLRRKLPPMPPKDAKIDPNNKIKDRNIFEVLVNSKDQLLVEGELMRIEDLYDATKEFMLNSNNSPKLPEKKEIEVPFFGKQMVTKGVISLQNAIGTTYGTYIAVQNELVRAINDIRDDIAKRKWNKKYEDLNSDQQKAIRKIMPQRISEAEPKKVGGN